The segment CATTCAAAgagatggttttaaactaaaggaggagagatttagactgggtagaaggaagaaattcttcacactgagggtggggaggcactggtacaggttgtGTGGGGAGGTAGAGGAggctccatctctggaaacattcaaggtcaggttggatggggctctgagcaacctaattgagttaaagatgtccctgcatCCTGGACTGGatgtaaaggtcccttccaacccaaagcattctatgattctgtatcaGGACTCTTCGGTTGTGGTCTGACCTGGGCAGTGGTGAAGGTGGAGGAGGCCATGTCAGGGGCAACTCTAGGGCTTTGACCAGCTGGTTTCCTCTGAACTGGGTGGAGCTGAGCCCTAATTTTACACACACTGGTTCCTGGACTCAATGCAAGGGCGGGACTTGGATGGATGCGTCCCAAGAGTGGCAAGAGGAGGAGCCCAAAGGGGTGAAAGCATGGAGCTTCCTCTTGGAGAAGGATGGATCTGACCATGGGTGGTGCACAGGGCAGCTGATAAAAAGGCAGTTGCTCTCTGACAGGCTCAGGGGTGAATTTAATACCACAAAAGGCAAAGCACATAGTGTTTCAGGCTGGCTGGGTGCTCAGCTGGCTTTGTTCAGCCAAACAGACCCTACCCATCAAGGCTGGAGGTGTTACCCTCTTCAACCACAGCCTGCCCTGCCTCAAAGAGGGACCTGACACGTTGCTTCATTCATGTCCCACCTTCACAAccacagcaaagctgagaaTTATCAAACCCTTACCGAGAAACGACGGGAGCTGTCAGAAACGCTGTCAATACTCTAGCTCATAACAGGAAACTTTATTAAACAACAGGAAGCCCATGCTCCTGGGTGGACTTACAAAACACCTCACCCTCTTCTCCCCTTGCTCTTTCAGTGCCGCGGGGCTGGCAGACAGGGCTCGAACGCTCATCTCCACGCTGGGCAGGGTTGCTGGCATCAGAGTTGGTCTTGGTGTGACAGTCTCACAGCTGTCTCCAGCCCTCGAAGAGAGGATCTGCTCTGCTCCAAACCCCACCTCGACTCTTGCTCTGTCGTGCATCCCTTGGCAGCTGATCTAGGCACAGAAGATGGATGGTCCAGAGCTGAACTGGCTGGTGAATGGTTCCTTTCCACTGGGCACTGCTCGGTATCCTGAGCTCAGACTTGACCTGCTCAACAGGAAAGgttcctgcctgcagctggctgCCACGAGGAACGTCAACATCATCCTGCAGCACTACAACTTCTCAGGCAAGCTCACCAACCGGCAGTCTGGGGATGAGGGCATGGGTCTTGTCCGCACAACCTTTGCCGTTATCAGCTGCATCATCATCCTGGAGAACCTGCTCGTGCTGCTGGCCATCCTGCGGTGCCTACGAGCCCGACGCTGGGTCTACTCCTGCATTGCCAGCATCACCGTCAGCGATCTGCTGGCAGGAATTGCCTACCTTTCTAATCTCTGCCTCTCGGGCAAGAAGACCTTCCAGCTTTCCCCTCAGCTCTGGTTCCTGCGGGAAGGCATCCTCTTCATTGCGTTGGCTGCCTCCACCTTCAGCTTGCTCGTGACTGCCATCGAGCGCTACAGTGCCATGGTGAGGCCCATCGCTGAGAACGAAGCCAGCAAGACCCTGCGCTTACGTGGCCTGATCGTCTCCTGCTGGCTGTTGGCCTTCATCATCGGACTGCTTCCGCTGCTGGGCTGGAATTGCCTGTGTGACTTCAATGCCTGCTCTGtccttctgcctctctactccaAGAACTACGTCCTTTTCTCTGTCGTAATGTTCAGCATCATCCTCCTGGGGATCATCGGCCTCTACATCTCCATCTTCCAGCTGGTCCAGGCTAGTTCTAAGCAAACCAGTTCTCGGCACAGCCGCAAACGGTCGCTGCGCTTGCTCAAGACTGTGTTGATGATCTTGGGTGCCTTCATCATCTGTTGGAGCCCTCTCTTTGTCCTGTTGCTTTTTGACTTCTTCTGTGAGACTCAGGCATGCA is part of the Cuculus canorus isolate bCucCan1 chromosome 27, bCucCan1.pri, whole genome shotgun sequence genome and harbors:
- the S1PR4 gene encoding sphingosine 1-phosphate receptor 4; the encoded protein is MDGPELNWLVNGSFPLGTARYPELRLDLLNRKGSCLQLAATRNVNIILQHYNFSGKLTNRQSGDEGMGLVRTTFAVISCIIILENLLVLLAILRCLRARRWVYSCIASITVSDLLAGIAYLSNLCLSGKKTFQLSPQLWFLREGILFIALAASTFSLLVTAIERYSAMVRPIAENEASKTLRLRGLIVSCWLLAFIIGLLPLLGWNCLCDFNACSVLLPLYSKNYVLFSVVMFSIILLGIIGLYISIFQLVQASSKQTSSRHSRKRSLRLLKTVLMILGAFIICWSPLFVLLLFDFFCETQACTHLHSMDWTLALAMLNSGINPIIYSLRSVEVRRAVGSLLCCCCVRIGLCKPGNCLVITDINSGSSTESSLRYRESFRGSVVLNARPRAPLSSNSSMMSNLPSY